CAGCATCATCATGACCAGAACAACAAGAAAACTCCCGGCCAAAGAGGACAACATGCCATTGACCATTTTATCCTGCCACACCACATTGAGGTAGGTCAGTCCGGCCCAGCGATTTTTTAACGGCACCGGCGGCGGGTTGCCCTGCATATAGTCCTCGACCTGAGCGACGACCGCTTCCATGTCCTGATTGTCACCGCTTTTAAGCTGAATCCACACATTGGCTTCCCGATAGTTGCGGGTCACCATATGGAACAGACTGTCTTTCTTCTTCATCCCTTCAAGTTGGACAAACACCTGGCCAACAGCCGATGCCGTGTCCGGTACGGCAAAGTGCGCCTGATTACGCCGTTGATAGCGCGCCAGTTCCTCGGTGTCTGCATCGGCGGGCGCGGCAACATAGCTGAGTTCATAGGCCGCCTTTTTCAATGCATCAACGGCCGAGGTGCTCTTGCCCACCAGTCCGCCCCGGTCCAGAGCCTGTTGCAATCCCTCTATATAGCGTAACATCTCAGGTTGCTTGAAAGGCGGCGCCGACACTTCGGCTTCCATCTCCAGAACAAACGCGGCAAAGGATTGACGGGTATGCGCATCGCAAATTTTCAATGCCGCATCCATCAACGGATAGCCTTGCAGACTTTCATCGTCCGGCAATTGTTTGAGCAATGCGGCCAGTTCCTGCGCCACCTGCTGCGCGACGGGCTCCAGGTTGGCGATCAATTGCTTGCGCGTCAATCCCGTGGGGTCCATGTAGTTGATTTCATCCGCCAGCATGTTCCATCCGGCCATGATCTGTTCATCAATCTGTTGGGCTTCCAAAAACAGTTGATGACAACATTTATGGATGTCACATCCGGCGACGTTATGTTCATTGGCCGCAAGTTCCGCAAGTTTTGTCTGAATGCGTGCGACGCCCTGAGGAAATTGCTCGCCAAACCGCTCCTTCACCCGTTGGCTCACCAATGCCCGTTTCTGTTCACGGTTGCAGGCTTCCGGGCGCACTTCGGCAAAAGTCAGATAGGCCGTATAGGTGCCGCCAAAATGGTGATTAAGGATCCGGTCTGCCACCCGGATTTCATGATCACGGGTAAACCAATTCACCGGATTGTCATTGACATTGATGGTTGAAATCCCATAACCGGCACCAATCAACAGCACCACCGTCACCGTCAGCACCGTACCACCATGGCTGAAGCAGATACGCCCCATGCCCTCCAACAGTGAAGCCAACAGCCCTGAGGAAGATTCATGGGGCTGCTCCAGATGCGCCCGCGACAATTTTTCTTCGGAAATCGCCACCATGATATAGGCCGGGATAAACGTCATACTCAGCACCCAGGCAACAGCCACACCAAAGGCAACATGCAGGCCAAACACCTCAACCGGCGGAATCGGGGTAAAGGCCAGGGAGCCAAAACCGGCGATGGTGGTCAGACTGGTGTAGAGCATCGGTTTAAACAGGTGACCGATGACATAACGGATTGTATCCTTCTTGTTGCCGAATCGATGGTAGGTGTCGTAGAACTCGCTGAGGATATGCACCGAATCCGCCACCGCAATCGGCATGAGAAAAATGGCAATCATCGAACTCATAATGTGCACGTCGTATCCCAGGCCGATCAACAGCCCCATGGCACTGACGACACTGAACACCGCCACCAGCATCGGTGCAATAATCAATGAGACATTGCGGAAGAACAACCACATCAACAGGAATATCGCCAAGCCGGCCAGCGGTGCCGAAGTCGCCATCTGTACCAGCATCTCAACACCAAAGGTATCCTCAGCCACCGGCAGGCCGGTGATCAACACCCGGTCTTCCTGCGGCCAGTCCGTGGTCAATGTCTGCACCAGGTTCGCGACATTATAGCTGTAGGGTTTGGCGATGATCGGGATATAGACACAAACCGCTTTGCGGTCTTCCGAAACCAGCGTGCCGCGATAGAGCGGATTGCTCATGGCATCTTCAGCAATCTGCCGAGCCTCCTGTGCGGTTCGGGGAGGGTTTTCCATCAAGTATTCGAGCTTGAGAGAGCCCAGCTCCGCCTGTTTGATGTTATCGACAACACTTGGCGCCATTAATTCACGCTTGACGATAACCGCGTTCCCTCGCGCATCAAACAGGTCATTGGGATTGTGATTGAACACCTTTCCTAAGAGACGGGGCCACATCTTCTTGGGAGTCAGGTCGTAAACCGTCCGTTGCTCCGGTTGCCCCTGATGGGCCGGAAGAACAATCTCAGGGAGACCATCCTCATTTCTCTGCAGGTGGAGTAATTGTTGGGTGAGATGGTCAAGACGGTTCAATGTGGCGACATTGAACACGCCATCCGGGTCCGTTTCGTTGACGACACCGACAATGACAAAATCGTATAACGCGTACTTATCTTTCACCTCGTGGTGAAAAATCCGCACCGGCTCATCGGCAGACAACATATTTTCCGGATCATTGTCAAACGTGACCGCGGGAAACTGCACGGCAAATGCCACAACAAGGGCAAGGACGGTTATAATAATCAACCAGGGTCGCTTCAGGCTGAATTGAGTAAGGGCAAGCTTCATAATGGGCTCCTGAATCACAGATAGTTTACCCACAAAGATGTACCACAATAAAAATTAATGGTCAAAATTAATATATATAAAAAAATATATGTTTTTGGTTAAAAAGAAGCCCCTCTTCCGTAAAAAGAAAAAGGGGCTTGGAGTTACTCCTCAACCAGGCAATATTTGTCCACCAAGGCGACCACCTTGGTCACATCCGGCTTGCTGGTAAAATCGTCGGCGCCCACTTCGACGCACTTATGCGAGGTGTTTTCATTGATCAGGCTCGAATACATGACCACTTTGATCTGGCGCAACACCGGATCTTCCTTAATACGGCGACACAAGGCCAGGCCATCGAGTTCCGGCATTTCGATATCCGAGACAATCAAAACCGGCAGCTCCCCCTCCTCTTTCGCCTGTTGCACCGCGTTCCAACAGGCCAGGCCATCGCCATAACTCTGTGCCAGCGCATAGCCGGCCTGCTTAAGCACCCGCATGATGCCCTGACGAATAATGGCGGAATCTTCGGCAAAAAACAGCTTAACTTCACTGCGATTTTCTTTACGCGAACTGCTTGCTTCAATCTCTTCATCGCCACCGGCGTAATGTTCACCCTCACCAAAAATCTCGTAGGCGATATGTTCCATATCGACAATGAGAATATCGCGGTCAGCAACGGTGACGGTCCCGGTAAAACGCGGCCGATAACTTTCAAAGAACTGATCCATCGGTTTGACTTGCGACCAGGAAAGACGGTGAATCTGATCCACCCCGTCTACCAGAAACGAGATCACTTCGTCATTAAACTCGCACACCAGCACCACTTGGCGTGTCTGCACAGCACTGTCGGAAGCTGCCGCCACTTTGGCCGGATCCAGGTGCTTACCAATATGGTCGGCAAGACTGACCAGAGGAATGGTATCTCCACGCAGCAGCAGGGTTCCCAGCAAGGAGGGATGACTGTCCGGCAGGGTGGTCAGTTCCTCGCGACAAAAAGGAACGATCTCTCTGAGTTTATGCACATTGATGCCGAACGATTGATCAAACAGATAGTATTCGAGAATTTCGAACTCATTGGTACCGGCCTCGAGAAGGATCCCCTGCTTGTCCTGCATTGTCGCTTGAGCCATGGCTTCCTCATTCATTTAGGGATTAAACAATCATGTCTAAAAATTATGACATTAAAAACACCCGGGCCGAATTGGCTGGTGCTTATCTTGAACACACTGAAAAACTCTTTTTATTTATACCCTTAGAGGATTCATTTGCCTAGTAGAAAACGCCCGACCCGCCAAGATGAAAAAAATCCCTTGACCCGGGCGATTTTCTCCCGCTAGGCTGCACCATCCACCCGATAAATAACAGCGTTCGATTTTTTCGAACACTTGACACTCCAGGAGAGAAAAAATGAAAAAACACACTGCCATGTTATGGCTGATCAGCCTGTTCTGTCTGATCAGCGTCTCTGCCCAAGCACGTGATCTGAGCATCTTGGAACAATGGAAACCCAAGTTCGATCCTTCCGGGGCGCAGTATACCTATATGCTGTCCAATGTCGACCATCCGGCCATTGCCGGCATCGGTGTCGGCTATCGGATTCGTGACCGAATCTGGGAAGAAAGTGGCGGTCGGCTTTATGTGGACTTTCGCCCCCTGGCTCAGCTCGGTGGTGAAAAAGACGTGGTTCGCAAGCTGAAGATGGGCGCTATTCAGGGCATGCTGTGCTCATCGGTCATGGCCGCCAACGTGGCTCCAAAACTGGGTATTGTCAACCTGCCATTCATCTTCGACAGCAGCGAAAAACTGGAAAAATTTCGCAACACGCCGGAGCTGTTTGATGAATTCAGCAACGCTGCGGTACGCTCCGGCATCAAAGTCATCGACTTCACCGGTTACGGTAGTTACGGCTGGGCCACCACCACCCCGGTGCGCACCTTGGAGGACGCAAAAAAGGTCAACTTCCGCATTGCCCAAGCGCCGGTTAATAAAGACAATTACCTGGCCTGGGGCCTCAAATTCACCGTACTGCCCTGGCCGGATGTGCCCCAGGCATTGCAGACCGGAGTCATCGATGGACTCGATCACACGCCCATGGTGTGCAGCATTACCAAAAAATTCGACGTCGCCAAATACTTCACCGACCTGCACTATACCCAGGGCCTGTACATCCACATGGTCAACAAGCGCTGGCTTGACAAGCTCCCTGAAGATTTAAGAGAAATCTTCCTCAAGGTGGTCCGTGAAGAAAGCGCCATTGCCCGTCAGAAAACCGACCTGCAGCAGGCAGATCAAATTGAACAGGCGAAAAAGGAGGGGGTTCAGTTTTTTACCCTCAGCGATGCTGACCGCCAAACCCTTAAAAGCAAGGCGCAGCCGGTTTATGACAAATGGGGACAAAAGATCGGCGCAGACTATCTGAAAAAAGTCCAGACCGCCCTCGACTGATCCTCACTTATTACCGTCATCACAAAAAACTCCCTGCCGACATCGCAGGGAGTTTTTTTATGCCAAATTTTTTTTATTCCTATCAAAAAAAATCAAGCCGTGTATGGCTTTCCATTGCACTGCCCCTGCGAGTTATTATAGAAAAACAAACACCATTTTAAAATTGTGCTATCATCCACCACTTCAAATCAATCTCACGCTCAAAGGGGAGAACGTTTATGACATTGAAACGACTATTGGCACTTTTGCTGTTTATCCTGCTGCCGTTATCGGCCATGGCCGACGGCAACCCGCTGGCGAAATGGAAGCCGGATTTTGACCCTTCCGGTGCCGAATACACCTATCTGCTCTCCAACGTGTCTCATCCGGCCATCGAGGGTGTCGGCGTTGGTTACAGCATCCGCGATCGGGTGTGGGAGGAGACCAACGGTCGTCTCTATGTTGACTTCCGCCCATTATCACAACTCGGCGGAGAGAAAGATGTGCTGCGCAAATTGAAAATGGGTGCGATTCAGGGCATGATGTCATCGTCGGTTGCTGCGGCCAATCTGGCGCCGAAACTGGGCATCGTCAACTTGCCCTACGTGATTGACACCTTTGAAAAACTGGACAAATTCCGTGAAACCCCGGAACTGTTCACCCCATTCAGTGAATGTGGCTTGGGACAGAAAGTCCG
This region of uncultured Desulfuromonas sp. genomic DNA includes:
- a CDS encoding TRAP transporter substrate-binding protein — translated: MKKHTAMLWLISLFCLISVSAQARDLSILEQWKPKFDPSGAQYTYMLSNVDHPAIAGIGVGYRIRDRIWEESGGRLYVDFRPLAQLGGEKDVVRKLKMGAIQGMLCSSVMAANVAPKLGIVNLPFIFDSSEKLEKFRNTPELFDEFSNAAVRSGIKVIDFTGYGSYGWATTTPVRTLEDAKKVNFRIAQAPVNKDNYLAWGLKFTVLPWPDVPQALQTGVIDGLDHTPMVCSITKKFDVAKYFTDLHYTQGLYIHMVNKRWLDKLPEDLREIFLKVVREESAIARQKTDLQQADQIEQAKKEGVQFFTLSDADRQTLKSKAQPVYDKWGQKIGADYLKKVQTALD
- a CDS encoding MMPL family transporter, whose translation is MKLALTQFSLKRPWLIIITVLALVVAFAVQFPAVTFDNDPENMLSADEPVRIFHHEVKDKYALYDFVIVGVVNETDPDGVFNVATLNRLDHLTQQLLHLQRNEDGLPEIVLPAHQGQPEQRTVYDLTPKKMWPRLLGKVFNHNPNDLFDARGNAVIVKRELMAPSVVDNIKQAELGSLKLEYLMENPPRTAQEARQIAEDAMSNPLYRGTLVSEDRKAVCVYIPIIAKPYSYNVANLVQTLTTDWPQEDRVLITGLPVAEDTFGVEMLVQMATSAPLAGLAIFLLMWLFFRNVSLIIAPMLVAVFSVVSAMGLLIGLGYDVHIMSSMIAIFLMPIAVADSVHILSEFYDTYHRFGNKKDTIRYVIGHLFKPMLYTSLTTIAGFGSLAFTPIPPVEVFGLHVAFGVAVAWVLSMTFIPAYIMVAISEEKLSRAHLEQPHESSSGLLASLLEGMGRICFSHGGTVLTVTVVLLIGAGYGISTINVNDNPVNWFTRDHEIRVADRILNHHFGGTYTAYLTFAEVRPEACNREQKRALVSQRVKERFGEQFPQGVARIQTKLAELAANEHNVAGCDIHKCCHQLFLEAQQIDEQIMAGWNMLADEINYMDPTGLTRKQLIANLEPVAQQVAQELAALLKQLPDDESLQGYPLMDAALKICDAHTRQSFAAFVLEMEAEVSAPPFKQPEMLRYIEGLQQALDRGGLVGKSTSAVDALKKAAYELSYVAAPADADTEELARYQRRNQAHFAVPDTASAVGQVFVQLEGMKKKDSLFHMVTRNYREANVWIQLKSGDNQDMEAVVAQVEDYMQGNPPPVPLKNRWAGLTYLNVVWQDKMVNGMLSSLAGSFLVVLVMMMLLFRSMIWGTLAMIPLTVTISLIYGLIGVAGKDYDMPVAVLSSLTLGLSVDFAIHFLQRARELYRQNGDWAESCKVMFKEPARAITRNAITISVGFTPLLLAPLVPYKTVGFFLATIMAVSWLASLVILPSLLTLFQRWVFREDVLDEDL
- a CDS encoding chemotaxis protein, translating into MAQATMQDKQGILLEAGTNEFEILEYYLFDQSFGINVHKLREIVPFCREELTTLPDSHPSLLGTLLLRGDTIPLVSLADHIGKHLDPAKVAAASDSAVQTRQVVLVCEFNDEVISFLVDGVDQIHRLSWSQVKPMDQFFESYRPRFTGTVTVADRDILIVDMEHIAYEIFGEGEHYAGGDEEIEASSSRKENRSEVKLFFAEDSAIIRQGIMRVLKQAGYALAQSYGDGLACWNAVQQAKEEGELPVLIVSDIEMPELDGLALCRRIKEDPVLRQIKVVMYSSLINENTSHKCVEVGADDFTSKPDVTKVVALVDKYCLVEE